CGAGTGGCGTTATCCGGTATTCTACCCTGGGAGGTACTTCTGCAAAAACAATTCTCTCTATCACTCCATCTGTTTCCAGCTCGCGAAGCTGATTGGTAAGTGTTTGTTTGCTCGCCTCTGGCATACCTTTCTGCATCAGGCTATATCTGTTCACATTATTGCGGATAAGGTGTATGATCACCGGCTTCCATTTACCCCCAATTATATTCA
The genomic region above belongs to Chitinophaga sp. 180180018-3 and contains:
- a CDS encoding helix-turn-helix domain-containing protein; the encoded protein is MNIIGGKWKPVIIHLIRNNVNRYSLMQKGMPEASKQTLTNQLRELETDGVIERIVFAEVPPRVEYRITPLGSTLLPIIDAMRAWGREHNRND